The Blattabacterium cuenoti genome includes the window TTTGTATAGCATTTCATGTTGTAGGAAAACATTTACCTTTTAGTACACAATATGAAGCTATAAAATACATAAAAAATTGGGGGTTTCAAGCTCCTACAGCACGTTTTTGCAGAAACATGAAAGAAGTATTCCATTTTATAGACTTTTGGAAAATCTGTCAAAACCAACTCCCTTATCATACGGACGGAATAGTCATTAAAGTGAATGAATATCAAAAACAATCCTTTTTAGGATTTACCAATAAATACCCACGTTGGGCTATCGCCTATAAGTTCAGACAAAAATTGTCTGAAACCAAATTATTAAGTATTACGTTTCAAGTGGGACGTACGGGAATCATTACTCCTGTAGCCAATGTTGTTCCTATTTTAATTACTGGAACCACAATCAAAAGAGTTGCACTTTATAATGATCGTTTCATACAAAAAATGGGTCTTCATTATGAAGATACCCTTTTATTAGAAAAAGGAGGAAATATCATTCCAAAAGTCACAGAAATCAACATACAAAAAAGATCGAATCAAACTTTTCCTGTATTTTTTTTAAAAAAATGTCCATCATGTAATAGCATTTTAACGAAAAAAAATGAATTATTTTACTGTACTCATCAAAACTGTTTTTCTAAAAGAATAGGAAAAATAATACACTTTGTAAATGTGATGAATATAAAAAAAATTGGAGTAAAAATGATTCATAAATTATATAAAAAAGGTTTTTTATATAATTTTTATGATTTATATGAATTGAAAAAAAAAGAACTATTTCAAATAGATGGAGTCAAAGAAAAATTGGCATGTGGTATTTTGAATAATATAGAGAAATCTAAAGAAAACCCCTATTGTAGAGTATTATTTGCCTTAGGAATTCGTTATATAGGAGAATATTTTTCCAAAAAATTGACAGAACATTTTTTGGATATCAATTCTTTGATGCATGCAAATTATAATCATTTAATTTCTATTTCTGGAATAGGAAAAAAAATTGCAAAAAGTATCATTACTTATTTTTCAATTACGGAACATATACACATAGTTAAAATTCTTGTAAAATATGGATTACAATTACATATTACAAAATGTATGATGATACAAAAATATTCTTTGATTCAAGGAAAATCTTTTGTATTTACAGGTAAATTATCTTGTTTGACCCGAAATGAGGCTAAAAATATAGTAGAATTTTTAGGTGGAAGAGTATATAATACGGTCAATAATAAAATTAATTTTATAGTAGTTGGAAAAAATTTCGGTTCCAAATTAAAAAAAAGTATGAAAAAAAATCACGTAAAAATTTTGACAGAACAGATTTTTTTGGATTGGATTCAAAAAGAAAAAAATCAAAATAGATCAATTTTTTAACAATGGACAGTAATTCATTAAAGTCCGTATATATGGTTTTGTTTTTCATATAGAAAACAGTATATTTAATTTACAAGTAAGTGGGGATTGATTCTTAGATGAGTTAATCCATTAAGTCAGAAATCTATTTTTTTATGTTCTTAAAAAATATATTTACAGAATCTGGATTCGAATCTGAAGCTGAATTTATACCCTTAATGAGTCAAGATGAAGAAGATCAGTTACTTAAAGACGATATTCCCGAACAATTATGTATCTTAACAGTAAGAAATATGGTTTTGTATTCTGGAATTGTTTTTCCAATTATAGCAGGAAAAAGTGGATCCATACAATTGTTACAAGATGCTTATGGATTAGATAAAACAGTTGGAGTATTAACACAAAAAAATTCTGGGATAGAAAATCTTAGTGAAAAAGATTTATATTCTATTGGAACGGTTGCTAAAATATTGAAATTATTAAAAATGCCTGATGGAAATACTACCGTTATTTTGCAGGGAAAAAGAAGATTTAAAGTCAATCGTTTTATTCAAAATGATCCATATTTTAAAGCAGAAATTATAGCGTTAGAAGAAAATAAACCTTCCTGCCAGGATAAAGAATACCTTGCTTTAGTAGAATCTATAAAGGAAATAGCTATAAAAATTATTCAAGATAACCCCAATCTTCCATCAGAAGCAAGCATTGCGATTCGTAATATCGAAAGTCCTTCTTTTTTAATAAATTTTGTAGCAGCTAATATGAATTTAGCTACTAGAGATAAACAAAAATTGTTAGAATACGATGATTTGAAAAAAAGAGCAATGGAAACGTTACGTTTTCTAAACGTAGAACATCAACAAATTAAATTAAAAAACGATATTCAATCCCGTGTTCGTAGTGATATGGATCAGCAACAGAGAGAATATTTTTTGCATCAGCAAATTAAAGCCATACAAGAAGAACTAGGAGATATTTCTTATGAAAAAGAAATAGATGAAATGCGTGTTAAAGCTTCCAGAAAAAAATGGCCAAAGGAAGCAAAAAAACAGTTTGATAGGGAATTGCTAAAAATGCAAAGAACCAATCCTCAAATGCCAGAATATACGGTACAAAGAAATTATCTGGAATTAATGATTGATCTTCCTTGGGGAAGATATTCAAAAGATAATTTTGATTTAGAATATGCACAAAAAATACTAGATAGAGATCACTATGGACTGGAAAAAGTAAAAGAGCGGATTATAGAATATTTAGCTGTCTTAAAATTAAGAGGAGATATGCGTTCTCCTATTCTATGCTTTTACGGTCCACCTGGAGTCGGAAAAACTTCTTTAGGAAGATCTATAGCTACCGCACTGAAAAGAAAATACGTTCGTATTTCTTTGGGAGGATTGCATGATGAATCAGAAATACGGGGACATAGAAGAACTTATATAGGAGCTATGCCTGGTAGATTATTACAATCTATTCGAAAAGTAGGAACTTCGAATCCTGTTTTTGTGATAGACGAAATAGACAAAATGGGTATAGGTACAAATGGGGATCCTTCTTCTGCCATGTTGGAAGTTTTAGATCCGGAACAAAATACTTCGTTTTACGATAATTTTTTAGAAATGGGGTACGATTTATCAAAAGTCTTATTTATTGCTACAGCAAATTCACTTTCCCATATTCAACCTGCTTTAATAGATAGAATGGAAGTCATAGAAATGAATGGATATACGGTAGAAGAAAAAACACAAATTGTAAAAAAACATATACTTCCTAAACAATTGAAAGAAAATGGATTAAAAAAATCAGATTTAATACTTGGAACGAAACAAATAGAAAAAGTCATTGAAAGTTATACAAGAGAATCTGGATTGAGAACTTTGGAAAAACAGATTGCTAAATTAGCACGTTATGTAGCTAAACATATTGCGATGAACAAAAAATATGTGAAAAATTTGAGTATGGAAAAAATAGAAAGAATTCTTGGTATTCCTAATGATCCAGATCGTTATGAAGACAATAATGTTCCAGGTGTGGTGACTGGGTTAGCTTGGACTCATTTTGGGGGAGATATTTTATATATTGAATCCAGTTTATCTAAAGGTAAAGGTCATTTAAGTCTTACTGGCAATTTAGGTGAGGTCATGAAAGAATCTGCTACAATTGCTTTACAGTATATTAAAGCTCATTATAAAGAATTTCACATAGATCCTATAATGTTTGAAGAAAAAAATGTACATGTTCATGTTCCTGAAGGAGCCGTTCCTAAAGATGGTCCATCTGCAGGAATAACAATGTTAACATCTCTAGTATCAAGTTTTACGAAAAGAAAGTTAAGACCTAATTTAGCTATGACAGGAGAAATCACTCTAAGAGGGAAGGTTCTTCCTGTTGGTGGAATTAAAGAAAAAATTCTAGCGGCTAAACGTGCTAATATTAAAGAAATTATTCTATCACAGGAGAATAAAAAAGATATAGAAGAAATCAAAAACGAACACTTAAAAGGATTAACCTTTGATTATGTTAGAAATATGAATGATGTGATTCATTTATCTTTATTGTAAATTATGATGCATGAATTAGAAAATAAGAGCGATCCAGTTCAAGTTCATAGAGAATTCTTAATTCAACTCGCAACAAAATATGGCACTCCACTTTACGTATACGATTCTTACAAAATAAAGAAACAATATATAAAAATGAAAAAGGCTTTTAGTGGAATAAAAAATTTAATCATTAATTATGCCTGTAAAGCTAATACTAATCTGAATATATTAAAATTTTTGCAAAAATTGGGAAGTGGATTAGATACCGTGTCTATTCAAGAAGTAGAACTAGGATTAAAAGCAGGTTTTCATCCTAAAAAAATTATATTCACACCTAATTGTGTTTCTATTCAAGAAATAAAAGAAGCTGTTGGTTTCGGAGTTAGAATCAATCTAGATAATCTGTCCATTTTAGAACAATTTGGAGAATATTACCCTGATTATGCTATAGGAATCAGAATTAATCCGCATATTATGGCAGGAGGGAATTCTAAAATTTCAGTAGGACATATTGATTCTAAATTTGGTATTTCTTACTATCAAATTCCTCATATGAAAAGAATATTAAAGAATACCGGACTTAAAATAGAAGGATTTCATATGCATACAGGATCTGATATATCAGAAATCAAAGCCTTTTTAGAAGGAGCAAAAGTATTGTTTCAAACAGCTATAGATTTTCCAAATCTTGATTATATTGATTTTGGAAGTGGATTTAAAGTGCCATACAAAAAAGATGATATAAAAACAGATCTTAATTCTTTAAGTTACTCTATTACAAAAGAATTTGAAATTTTTTGTAAAACTTATGGAAGTCAAATTACCTTGATTTTTGAACCAGGTAAATTTATAGTTAGTGAATCTGGATATTTTTTAGTTAGTGTCAATGTCATTAAACATACTACTTCTACTGTATTTGCTGGAGTAGATTCAGGATTTAATCATTTTCTTCGTCCTATGTTTTACGATGCTTATCACTGTATTGAAAATATTTCTAATCCCAATGGTCGTCTTCGTTTTTACACAGTGGTTGGATATATTTGCGAATCGGATACCTTTGGTTTTAATAGAAAAGTTCAAGAAATTCGTGAAGGAGACATTTTATGCATTAAGAATGCGGGAGCTTATTGTTTCTCTATGTCTTCTAATTATAATTCTCGTTATAGACCTTCTGAAGTGATGATTTTTAAGGGAAAAGATTTTCTTATAAGAAAAAGAGAAACGATGCAAGATATTCTGAGAAACATAGTAGACATACACATCATATAGTTAGTTTGGAGAGATGGCAGAGTGGTTAATTGCGGCGGTCTTGAAAACCGTTGAGGATCAACACCTCCGGGGGTTCGAATCCCTCTCTCTCCGCACATGAATAACTATTTTTGGATTTTTTCTAATTTTTGAATCTGTTTTTCAATACTTTCGTTATTTATTTTTTTAAATAAGAATGTGGTTCTCCCTAAAACATGTCCTGGGCATAAAATTTCTTCTATGTTTTTTATTTGATTCCAAAAAAAAATTTTCAAACGAAGCATATCTAACAATTTTTTTGCCGTATATGGAAGAAAAGGTTCGGCTAATTGAGCCAACACCCCAACAATTTGCAGTGATACATAAAGTATGGTATTAACACGTTTTTCTGTTTTTTTTTTATTATTCCAAGGTTCTTCCTCTGTTAAATATTTGTTTCCTAGTCTAGCTAAATCCATAAAACATGTTAAGGATTCTCTAAATTGATAGGATTCAATTAAATTTCCTATATGTTTTGGATAATTTTTAATTTTTTTTAAAATGTATTTATCCTTTATAGATAACATTTCAGGATTAGGAACAATTCCTTTATTGTACTTCTGGATTAAAGTTAGACTTCTATTTACAAAATTTCCTAATATAGAAACCAATTCCGTATTATTTTTTCTTTGAAAATCTTTCCAATTAAAATTATTATCTTTTTTTTCAGGCATATTAGATATGAGAATATAACGAAGTGTATCCTGTTGATTTGGAAAATCTTTTAAATATTCATGACCCCATACTGCCCAATTTTTAGAAGTAGATATTTTTTTATTTTCTAGATGAAGAAATTCATTAGCCAATATTTGATCTGGAAGAATATATCCACTATTATATGCTTTCAGTGTAACTGGAAAAATAATGCAGTGAAAAACAATATTATCTTTTCCTATAAATTGAATCAATTTGGTTTTTTCATCTTTCCAATAAGGTTTCCAATCTATTTTTGTTTGTCTAGCCCACTCTATCGTAGAAGAAATATATCCTATAGGAGCTTCAAACCATACATACAGAACTTTTCCTTTATTTTTTGGAATAGGAACACCCCAATTCAAATCTCTTGTGATAGCACGAGATTTTAATCCTTGATTTAACCAAGATTTTGCTTGTCCATATACATTCACTTTCCAATCTTTCTTATGATTCATTAAAATCCATTTTTCCAAAAATTCTTGATATTGATTTAAAGGAAAGTACCAATGTTTAGTTTTTTTCAAAATGGGAAAACTTCCACTTATAGTCGATTTTGGATACATTAAATCTTCAGGGTTTAACGAACTTCCACAATTTTCGCATTGATCTCCATAAGCTTCTTTATTTTTGCAATGGGGACATGTACCAGATATATACCTATCCGCTAAAAATTGTTTAGCTTCTTGATCATAATATTGTTCAGATACTTTTTCAAAAATCTTTTTTTTTTCATGAAGTTTTTTAAAAAAAGAAGTAGAAATTTCGTGATGAATTTTTGCAGAGGTTCTGGAATAGTGATCAAACTGTATTCCAAAATTATTAAAACAATCTTTAATCATGTAATGATACTTATTTACTATTTCTTGAGGAGTTTTTTTTTCTTTTTGAGCTTGCATAGCAATCGGAACTCCATGTTCATCCGATCCACATATAAAAATAACATCTATTTTTTTTCGTCTCAGATAACGAACAAAAACATCTGCAGGGAAATAAACTCCAGCCAAATGTCCTATATGAATTGGTCCATTTGCATAAGGTAAAGCAGCCGTGACTGTATATTTATTTGATTTTTTCATAATAATATAAAAATTGATATATGAATAAAAAATTATTTTTAATTGACGCATATCCACTTATTTATCAGAGTTATTATGCTTATAAACATCATCCACTTTTCACTTCTAAAGGACTCAATACTTCACCTATCATAAATTTCACATATTTTTTAATGAACACATTAAATAATGAAAAACCATCCTATATGGCTACTATTTTTGATACGCATCAAGGTCCTTCTTTTAGGAAAAAAGAATATGACAAATATAAAGCGCATAGAAACAAAACACCGGAAGCTATTTTTGAGGCAATTCCTTATATTATAAAGATTTTAAAAACTTTTCAAATTTCTTTTTTTTATGCTCCCGACGGATATGAGGCAGATGATTTTATCGGAACAATAGCTAAAAAAGCAGAAAATAAAGGATATGTAATTTATATAATTACTTTAGATAAAGATTTTTTTCAACTGATAACAGAAAATATTAAAGTTTATATCCCACCTTTTAAAGGAAAACCAAAAAAAATATTGGGAATAGAAGAAATAAAAAAAAAATTTGGTGTGAATCATCCAAAACAAGTTATAGATTTGTGGAGTATGATGGGGGATCCTTCTGATAACATACCAGGATTACCAGGAGTTGGAAAAATAAATGCCATAAAATTTATTCAAAAATATGGAAGTATTGAAAAATTATTGAATTCAACTCATGATCTTAACGGAAAAATTCAAAAAAATATTGAAAAAAATAAAGATTTAGGTATTTTATCAAAAAAATTAATTACTATTGTTACTAATATTCCCTTTTTTTCTTTTCATGAAAAAAAATTTTTTGTAAAAAAACCAAACTGGGATTCTATAAAAAAAATATTCTTTGAACTTGAGTTTATAAAATTGTTAAAAAAAGCTCATGAATATTATAAATTAAAAATAAAAGAATAATTTTACTTTTTTATATACAAATTATATTTTTCCATATAATACCAAACTTCTGCATGAAGCATAGGTTTCATATTTTTTCCTTCTTGAATAGATTTTCGAATAAAAGAAGAAGATATTTCAATAATTGGAGCTTTCAAAAAAATTATGTTCTTATAATATTTAAAAACAGGATGGGAAAAATATCCAATTCTAGGATAAACCAAAATATTATATTTATTTAAAATGATTTTATAATTTTTCCATTTTCTAAAAAAATAAAATGAATCTTTTCCCAAAAGAATAAAAAATTTATTTCTAGGATATTTTTTTTCTATTTTCGAAAGTGTATGAATGGTATAAGAAGGAAAATCTCCAGATTCAATATCCAAAACACTCATTTTTTCATAATTAGAAACAGCTATTCGAACCATTTCAATTCTATGTTCATAATCTAAAAGATTCTTTTTTTTTTAATGGATTTTGTGGAGAAACCACAAACCAAACAGAATCTATATCTATAAATTCTGTTATATAATTAGCAATAATTGTATGTCCTAAATGAATAGGATTAAATGATCCAAAATAAAGTCCGATTTTCATACTGATCCATAAATCAAATAAAAAATACCGAGTAGACATACATATCGTCTATCGATATTTTTTATGATTTTTTTTTTTTTGTTAAATCATTTTCACACGATAATTCAATCCTAAAATAAGAAAATGATCATTATTCTTTTCTTTTTTAATTTGATCTAAATTGTAATTTATTCTATAATTTTGATATGCAATAAAAAAACTAATATCATCATTTTTTATGATAGGAAGAAATTCTACACCTCCATAATAAGTATATATTTTTTGAAACAATTCATTTGGTCCCAAAATATTATTTATTTTTTTCTTATAGCTCCCTATTTCATATACTCCTTTAGCAATTAAATTCCATTTTGGAAGAAAATTATATTTTAATTTTACTAAATAGGTTCCATATTTTACAGAGACAATATCATAATTATAATAATAATCACGATTCCATGATCGTGAAATGCTCTTATTTGTTTCTATGTCTTCATTGCTCAATATATAGTCTGTTTCTATGGTGACAGGGGTATAATTGAATTGACTACCTAAAGCTAATAATTTCCAATATTTTTGTTTTTCATGTTCTTGAAAAATAGAATAGGACCATCTATTTTTTATGATTTTATCATCATGATCATGATCATGATCATGATCATTATTTGGTGGATTCATACCCCAATTCCAATTTACAGAATATCCCATAGGATAATTGATGTCTTGAATTATCATATTTCCTTCTTCCTGTCGTTTCATATCATTGACAACTTGAAATTGTAACTCATGATCTTTTATGGGATGATAAATAAAACTGAATCCAACATAATTATTATTTTTGTTTCTTTTGTGTACATGTGTATAACGGTATGCGTGTTCATAGGGTCCACTAGCATATTCCATACTTCCAAAAGAAAAAGGTTGTTTTCCAAACAAAAAATCAAGTTTATCGTTCCACTTATATTTTAAATAAGCTACATCTAGCATGTTATAATTTTTGTTTTCTATTTGTTTAACAAACTGTTTTGTAAAACAATAACTGATTTTATCATTTGCCTTTCCTATCACTTCCAAATTGAAATTGTTTTCAGAAAAATGAGTATTTTCAGAAATGTCTTCTTTCATTCCAAAATGAATACTATTCGAATAATCTAAAAATACGTTAAAATTAGGATTTTCATCTATTGTTTTTTTTTGTTGTATGATTTCTGAAAAACTATGAAAAGGATAAAAAAATCCTAAAAAAAGAATCAGGAAAATAATTTTTGTTTTTTTCATTTTTTTAATTTTATTATTCAATCATAATATAACATAATATATAAAAACTTTTTTAAACTATTTGTTTTGGTTTCAAAAAGATTAAATTTTTTTTCCAAAACTATAAAAAAAATGTACAGAAATAAAATAAAAAAAACAGAAAGAAAAAATAAAAAAAAAACTCTTAAAACTATTTTTGGATTTTTTTTATTAGGAAATAGTATTTTTTTGTTTTTAAGTTTTTTTTCTTTTCTATTTCATTGGAAAAATGATCAAAGTCAACTCGAAAAACTTTTCGATAAAGAAATTATAGCAGAAAATTTACTTGGAAAAATGGGAGCGACCGTCTCTCACTATTTTATTCACTGTGGAATAGGAGTTAATGCTTTTTTTATTCCTATATTCTTATTTCTCACAGGATTAAAAATTCTTTTTTCAGAAAAAGAATTTTTCAATAATTTTTATAAATCCACAATATATAAATTCCTATTTTTTATCATATGGCTTCCCATATTTTTTTATGTTATTGTTCCTGATCAAGGAATATTCAGTGGAATTTTTGGATTTGAAATAGGAAACTACTTGATTCATTTATTTGGAAAAGTAGGATTATCTATGCTTCTTTTTACGAGTATCATTTTTTACTGGATCATCATTTTTCGTATCAATGATTCAACCATAAACAATGGAATAAAAAAAAAAATCCAAAATTTTAACAAAAAAATAGATACAACATTACAATTGTGTAATGATTTTGATAATCATACAAAGATGGATTCTTCTTTCCATAAAAAAAAAAATATGCTTTATTCTATTCTTTACAAAAAAAAGGAAGATTTTTCATTCATTGATTTGAAAATAGATTTGGAATCTAATAAAAAAAAAATAATTCAAATCCTGAACCATTATAATATAGAAATATGTGAAATAAAAGCGAATATAGGACCTACTATCACTTTGTATGAAATCTATCCTAAAGTGGGAACACGTATTTCTAAAATCAAGAACTTAAAAAATGAAATCGCCTTAAATTTATCCGCTTTATCCATAAGAATTATAGCTCCCATACCTGGAAAAGGATCTATTGGAATAGAAATCCCAAATTATAAACGTTATCCTGTTTATATGAAAGACATTCTGTTTTCAGAAGAAAGTCACAAAAAAAGTCATAAAATGGAACTGCCCATTTCTTTAGGAAAAACAGTATTTAATGAGATTTTGATTGTAGATTTAGCAAAAATGCCCCATTTACTTATAGCAGGATCAACAGGACAAGGAAAATCCGTAGGATTAAATGTCATGATTGTTTTTCTATTATATCAAAAACATCCAAAAGATATCAAGTTTATTTTGATTGATCCAAAAAAAGTAGAATTATCAATCTATAAAAAAATTTCAAAATCTTATTTTGCTACACTTCCGAATTCTATAGAACCCATCATTACAGATTTACATAAAGTAAAGAATATATTAAATTCTTTATGTAAAGAAATGGATCAAAGATATGCTCTTTTCGAAAAAAATAAGGTTAGAAATATTAAAGAATATAATAATGTCATAAAAAAATACAATAAATATCATTTACCTTATATTATATTAATTATTGATGAATTTGCCGATTTAAATATGAATCATCAAAAAAAACAAATAGAAATATATATCACCCGGTTAGCACAGCTCGCTCGCGCTGTAGGAATTCATTTGATTATAGCAACACAACGTCCATCAGTAGATGTAATTACGGGGTTAATAAAATCCAATTTTACTGCAAGAATAGCATTTAGAGTTAGTTCTAAAATAGATTCTAGAACGATATTAGATTGCACAGGTGCTGAACAATTAATAGGAAAAGGAGATATGCTCTTTTCGAATAGAAATGAATTGATACGATTACAATGTCCATTTATGGAATTATCAGACATTCAAAAAATTGTTGATTTTTATGGAAATAATAAAAAAAATGAGTACTTTTTTTTGCCGAAACCGGATTTATCATGATAATAAAAAAACTTGATTTATACATGATTCGTTTATTTATGGCTCCTTTTTTAATGATTTATTCTACAATATTTATCATTTTTATGATTCAATTTTTTTGGAGTCAAATAGATGAACTAACAGGGAAAAACATTAGCATTTTCATAATATTAAAATTTATATTATATTTTGGCATATCTATTCTTCCATTAGTAACTCCCATTGCCCTATTATTGACTTCTATTATAATATTTGGTGATTTTTCAGAAAATCAAGAACTGATCGCTATCAAATCTTCTGGAATATCTCTTTTCCGTGTTATGATTCCTATTTTAGGAATAACCTTCGTTTTATCCATTGGATTATATTTATTTTCAGATTTTGTTATTCCAAGAGCAAAAATAAAAGTGAAAAAATTAGGATATAAAATATCGTTCACTTATCCATCTTTAAAATTAAAGGAAGGAATTTTCGTAAATCTATTTCCAAATTTTTTCATAAAAATAGATAGAAAATCAATAAATAATAATTATTTACATAATATATTTATTTTTTTCTATGGTAAAAATTCACTTGTCAATACAATTCTTTCTAAAAAAGGAATTTTAATCTCCAATCAAGAGGATGGATCTATTCAATTGAAATTAATGAATGGAGTTTTATATAGTGAAAATTTGAATGTAGGACCCAAAAAAGAACAATCCTCTTATCAAATTGTAGAATTTGATACTTTAATTCAAAATTTTAAAATTCCTTCAGAATCCCAAATAAAAAATTTATATGATGATGACTATGATTTTTATCAAACTCTAAATACGAAAAATCTTATTCAAAAAATAAATTTTTTAAAGAAAAAAAATGATAAAAAAATCAATACAAACGAAAGTAAAATATACTTAGCCAAGCTGCAACTAGAATTACAAAAAAAATTTACATTTCCAGTAACATGCATTATAATGTTTCTTACTGGAGCACCATTAGGTGCTATTATTAGAAAAGGAGGAATAGGTTATCCAACTATGATAGCACTGATTATATTTATCATTTATTATACTTTACTAACCATCACTCAAAATAAAGTAGAAAAAACTGAAATCTGTCCATGGATCGGGGCCTGGATCCCTAATTTAATTTTTTTTCCAGTAAGTATATGGATGACTTATAAAACTGTAATGGATGATTTTTATATTATATAATAATTAAATAATGATGGTTTTTGACTTAAATGAAATTGAAGAGGCCATACAGGATATAAAAAATGGAAAAATTATTATCGTGGTTGATGATAAAAATCGTGAAAATGAAGGAGATTTTATAGTAGCTGCTGAAAAAATAACTCCTGAAATTGTAAATTTTCTCATTACCCATGGGAGAGGATTAGTTTGTGTTTCCTTAACGGAAGAAAAATGTGATCAATTAGAACTTAAAATGATGGTAAAAAATAATACAGATCCTAGGAAAACGGCTTTCACCGTCTCCGTAGATTTACGAGGGTATGGCGTTAGCACTGGAATTTCTGCTTCAGATAGAGCCAAAACTATTCTTGCCCTAGTGAATGAAATCGAACCAAAAGCATTCAACAAACCAGGACATATATTTCCTCTACGCGCAAAAAAAGGAGGAGTCTTAGAAAGACCTGGACATACGGAAGCTGCTATCGATATCACTAAAATAGCCAGATGCATTCCTGGAGGAGTATTGGTAGAAATTCTGAATAAAAATGGATCTATGGCCCGTTTACCACAACTGATTCAGATCGCAAAAAAATTTCATATAAAAATCATATCCATAGAAGATCTTATTAAATATAAAATAAAACATAAAAAAGAATCATGAATGCGGTCTGGACGGGATTTGAACCCGCGACCCCATGCGTGACAGGCATGTATTCTAACCAACTGAACTACCAGACCCAAAATTATGAATTTATTAAAGCATCTAATTTTTTTCTTATTTCTTCTTTAGAAAGAATTCCAATATGAATATCTTTTTTTTCTCCATTTTTAAAAAAAATCATA containing:
- the lon gene encoding endopeptidase La encodes the protein MFLKNIFTESGFESEAEFIPLMSQDEEDQLLKDDIPEQLCILTVRNMVLYSGIVFPIIAGKSGSIQLLQDAYGLDKTVGVLTQKNSGIENLSEKDLYSIGTVAKILKLLKMPDGNTTVILQGKRRFKVNRFIQNDPYFKAEIIALEENKPSCQDKEYLALVESIKEIAIKIIQDNPNLPSEASIAIRNIESPSFLINFVAANMNLATRDKQKLLEYDDLKKRAMETLRFLNVEHQQIKLKNDIQSRVRSDMDQQQREYFLHQQIKAIQEELGDISYEKEIDEMRVKASRKKWPKEAKKQFDRELLKMQRTNPQMPEYTVQRNYLELMIDLPWGRYSKDNFDLEYAQKILDRDHYGLEKVKERIIEYLAVLKLRGDMRSPILCFYGPPGVGKTSLGRSIATALKRKYVRISLGGLHDESEIRGHRRTYIGAMPGRLLQSIRKVGTSNPVFVIDEIDKMGIGTNGDPSSAMLEVLDPEQNTSFYDNFLEMGYDLSKVLFIATANSLSHIQPALIDRMEVIEMNGYTVEEKTQIVKKHILPKQLKENGLKKSDLILGTKQIEKVIESYTRESGLRTLEKQIAKLARYVAKHIAMNKKYVKNLSMEKIERILGIPNDPDRYEDNNVPGVVTGLAWTHFGGDILYIESSLSKGKGHLSLTGNLGEVMKESATIALQYIKAHYKEFHIDPIMFEEKNVHVHVPEGAVPKDGPSAGITMLTSLVSSFTKRKLRPNLAMTGEITLRGKVLPVGGIKEKILAAKRANIKEIILSQENKKDIEEIKNEHLKGLTFDYVRNMNDVIHLSLL
- the lysA gene encoding diaminopimelate decarboxylase; this translates as MMHELENKSDPVQVHREFLIQLATKYGTPLYVYDSYKIKKQYIKMKKAFSGIKNLIINYACKANTNLNILKFLQKLGSGLDTVSIQEVELGLKAGFHPKKIIFTPNCVSIQEIKEAVGFGVRINLDNLSILEQFGEYYPDYAIGIRINPHIMAGGNSKISVGHIDSKFGISYYQIPHMKRILKNTGLKIEGFHMHTGSDISEIKAFLEGAKVLFQTAIDFPNLDYIDFGSGFKVPYKKDDIKTDLNSLSYSITKEFEIFCKTYGSQITLIFEPGKFIVSESGYFLVSVNVIKHTTSTVFAGVDSGFNHFLRPMFYDAYHCIENISNPNGRLRFYTVVGYICESDTFGFNRKVQEIREGDILCIKNAGAYCFSMSSNYNSRYRPSEVMIFKGKDFLIRKRETMQDILRNIVDIHII
- the ligA gene encoding NAD-dependent DNA ligase LigA; the protein is MDKKIEKKIFQLKKELLKYNDQYYNFGISEISDYHFDKKLKELSLLENLYPEFQTSTSPTIKVGAKVHPTDSSISPVYHYKYKMYSIQNTYSKKELMIWKTKISKSVHSLSFVCEPKYDGVSINLIYKNGFLTNAVTRGDGEKGENVTKNIKTIKYIPFKLIGNHYPTYLEIRGEIFLPIKNFIEINQQRINNGLPPYTNPRNTASGTLKIRDPKEVRKRDLFCIAFHVVGKHLPFSTQYEAIKYIKNWGFQAPTARFCRNMKEVFHFIDFWKICQNQLPYHTDGIVIKVNEYQKQSFLGFTNKYPRWAIAYKFRQKLSETKLLSITFQVGRTGIITPVANVVPILITGTTIKRVALYNDRFIQKMGLHYEDTLLLEKGGNIIPKVTEINIQKRSNQTFPVFFLKKCPSCNSILTKKNELFYCTHQNCFSKRIGKIIHFVNVMNIKKIGVKMIHKLYKKGFLYNFYDLYELKKKELFQIDGVKEKLACGILNNIEKSKENPYCRVLFALGIRYIGEYFSKKLTEHFLDINSLMHANYNHLISISGIGKKIAKSIITYFSITEHIHIVKILVKYGLQLHITKCMMIQKYSLIQGKSFVFTGKLSCLTRNEAKNIVEFLGGRVYNTVNNKINFIVVGKNFGSKLKKSMKKNHVKILTEQIFLDWIQKEKNQNRSIF